The DNA window AATCCGAAGGAACTTTGCGTGACTCGAATCACAGGCGGAACAGTTGTAAACGCAGTACCCAATATTGCGGAGGTATGGATTGGCGGTCCCAGGGAGCAGCTGGAAGAGATTCATAAGAAGTTCCAGGAAAAGATTCCCGGAGGGACTGCGAAGATAGGCGAGGGAAATCTTTATCTTGCGTTTCCTGGTGTCAGTGCCCACGCTATGCAGCCATGGCTAGGAGAAAACGCAATTCTGTCCATGCTCCGGTTTCTAAAGGATCTGCCGTTTGCGGATTATAAGACTAGGGGGTATTTCAAAAATCTAGATGCCCTGTTTGGAGACGGCTGGGAGGGAAGAAATCTGGGAATTGCCTGTGAGGATCAGCTTTCAGGAAAACTTAGTATGAATCTGGGAATCCTGAATGTGGAAGAAAAGCACAGTGAACTGAAGGTAGATATCCGTTGTCCTGTCCATGTTGATTTGGATACAGTCTGGAAGACTATCTGTTTGACCTGCGAGAAGTATGGATTTCGCCCGGAATACTGGCAGAAACGGCCGCCGCTTTATGTGCCAAAAGATGCTCAGCTTGTACAGATTCTTCTGGATGTTTACGAAGATGTGACCGGGACGAGAGAAGAGGCGATCACTATCGGCGGCGGAACCTACTGCCGTGATGTGGAGAATTTTGTTTCTTTTGGGCCGGTATTTCCGGGCGAACCGGAATTGGCTCACCAGGCAGATGAATTTATTGATTTGAATGAACTGATGCAGTGCGCAAGACTATATGCGCAGGCACTGTATCAGTTGCTGCAGGTCGACTAGAATTGTAAAATTTCAAGAAAGTGGTGTTTTGATGTGTCAAAATGCCACTTTTTTTCTTGTTAGTCAAAAGATATAATGAAAGTATAAGGCAGGTGATGAAATGGAGATTGCGGCAGAAAGAGGAGAAAATTGGGCGGAAAGAACCAGTGGTCGGCAGAACAGAAAGAAAGACTGGAATCTGGCGTTTCTGGGTTTTGGAGCTGTCTTGTTCTTGCTGACAGTCAGTTATGGCATGATAAGACAGACGGAGCAGCTGATACCTTTGGATATGGGAAGGACAGGAGGAAAACAGACACAGTTGGAAACCGATTGCCTGACAGTTATTGGAACGGCCGTACCTGACGGGAAAAGCATTGTGGAAAAGGCGGCAGTAGATAGGAGCGTATTCTTTGCGGCGCTTGGGAGTGCAGAAGAGGAAGGAAAGGGTGTTCCAGGGACTGGAAGGGCAAATATGGAGCCGGAAGGGCGCACAGAAGGCCAGACCATAAACAGGGGCTCTTCGCTGGTGGAATCCACAGCAGAAGAGAAAGAGGAGTCCCCTCCGGTTCCGGCGGAAATAGCATTGATTCTATACGGAAACGGCGGATTGCCAGAACGTGCGGATTATATGTTTGAACCGGGAACTTTCAATTTGGAAGAGGTAGAGGGGCCAAAGCGCCTGGGTAAAATCTTTGACGGATGGTATCTGGATCCAGAGTGTACAATGCCTTTTTCCGGAAGGATGGAGGAGGGGACGGCGATAGAATTGTACGCTGGATGGAAGGAATTTCCGGGGTATATCTGTGATGAGATGGGATATGTGATCGGCTGTTCCGATATAGGATTCGTATTAACGGATGGCTTGGTGGCGCTTCCTACCCATGAAAGCTGTGTGGGGCTCAGGGCAGGAGCGTACGCCGGGGTTGAGGAAGAAATTTTCGAGGTGTATGTGCCGGCCAATATCACAGAGATTGAAAAGGGCGCCTTTTCTTCCATGCCAAATCTACTGTTTATCCAGGTGGCGGAAGGGAATCCTGCTTATTACAGCGAGGATGGGATTTTGTATCGGAAAGATGGAAGTTTGGAAGCCATACCGCCGGGGAGATAAGACGAGCGGGAGAAGGAAGTTTCGGAAAAAACGGAATATGTGTTATATTGAGTGAGAGGTAGGGATGGATATGGAAATAGTACTGGAACGTTGGAAAGTGCTGCAGGAATCGAAAAGAGCAGAAACGTATTGGAACCGGCTGGTCTTGTGGCTGGAAATAGGGCTGTTCTGTCTTTTGGCTCATTGTATGACAGGATTTCAGACGTTTGCCCTGGAGCTTCAGCTTCCTGTATATGACCAGTGGGAGACAAAGACCGATCAAATAAATGTGCTGTCAAAGCTCCCTGAAAAGGAGAGTTTTGGAAGAAATAAGGAGTGGATTGAGAAGGCGGTCAATTTGCCTTTGGCGGAAACGGCTGCTCCAACAGCGCGGGAAGAGGCCAGGGAACGAGCCGGCGGCCGGAAGGTTCCAGCTTCTGTGTCCGCGCTTTCAGACAGAACAATGGAAAAAGTGTCAGAGGAGCCGGCGGCTGTCACGGATATCCAGGTGATTATCCACGGAAACGGAGGACAGCCGGAGCGAACGGAACAGATTTTTGAAATTGGCACATTCAGCCTGGAAGCGTTAGAGGAGCCCAAGCGTTTGGGAAAAGCGTTTGACGGATGGTATTTGGATCCGGAGTGCGAGATGCCGTTTTCGGGGGCTGTGCAAGAGGAAAAGGCTGTGGAATTGTATGCGGGGTGGAAGGAATTCCCCGGATATTTTTGTGACGGTACGGGGTACGTGAGCGGTTATTCGGATAGGGCGCTGGTATTGACAGATGGCTTAGTAGCGCTCCCTGCCCATGAAAGTTGTGTAGGACTGAGAGAAGGAGCATATGCGGGAATCGAGGAAGAAATATTTGAAGTGTATATTCCAGCCAATATTACAGAAATTGAGGCGGACGCGTTTTCAGCGATGCCAAATCTGCTGTTTATCCAGGCGGCGGAAGGAAATCCTTCATACTATAGTGAAAATGGGATATTGTACCATAAAGACGGAAGCTTGGCGGCGATGCCGATGGGGAGAGGTTGATCTGAGAAAGTGTTTCAAAGGGGCTGGAGCGGCTGGCGCTCCAGCCCCTTTCTGTTAGAAAATGTTTTACAGGTATCCGTGCTTTTCCAAGGTGTTCAGGATATTGCGGCCTTCGTCAGTACCTTCAATGATCCTTCTGGCGCGGACGCTGTCGCCTATATTAACGATCTCTACCTTATTATCATCCTCGAATGTCTTTTTAAGATCAGCCAGCACCGGGGCGTTGGCTTTCATGCCCAGACAGACGAAGCCATAGTCGAAGTCCAGTACTTCCTGCCCTTCTTTGGTCTCTACCAGGAAAGAGTCCGGGCGTACTTCCTTGAGCGCGGTATTTGGCATCTGGCGTACACCATATTTCTCCATTAAGGTGAAAGTACCTACCTTTGAGATTGGATCGATGCCGTTCCCAATGGCGGGGAGCATCTCTACAATAGAGACCTGGGCTCCTTTAGGGGCAAAGAATTCCACTACATCAAGGCCAACGGCTCCGCCGCCGATCACAACAACTTTCTTTCCCTTCATGTCTTTCGGGTAATCCTTGATCTGAGAGATCATATCAAAGATGGAGTATACATGGCTTCCTTCTTTGCCCAGGTTTTCATGGAGACCGGGAATCGGGGGCAGCAGGGGTAGGGAACCAGTGGAGTTGACGATAATGTCAGGCTTCAGGTTTTTTACAAAGTCGGCTGTGGCATCTGTTTCGGTAAATACAAATAGATTTTTGAGTTTTTGCGC is part of the Lachnospiraceae bacterium KGMB03038 genome and encodes:
- a CDS encoding InlB B-repeat-containing protein; this encodes MEIVLERWKVLQESKRAETYWNRLVLWLEIGLFCLLAHCMTGFQTFALELQLPVYDQWETKTDQINVLSKLPEKESFGRNKEWIEKAVNLPLAETAAPTAREEARERAGGRKVPASVSALSDRTMEKVSEEPAAVTDIQVIIHGNGGQPERTEQIFEIGTFSLEALEEPKRLGKAFDGWYLDPECEMPFSGAVQEEKAVELYAGWKEFPGYFCDGTGYVSGYSDRALVLTDGLVALPAHESCVGLREGAYAGIEEEIFEVYIPANITEIEADAFSAMPNLLFIQAAEGNPSYYSENGILYHKDGSLAAMPMGRG
- the pepV gene encoding dipeptidase PepV, which gives rise to MEERIDALIKSYQNDMIESLESLVKIPSVLSPENAEEGAPFGQEIRNALNELIKLAEKLGFEVRDYDGYATVVDFGIKGKEIGILSHIDVVPPGNGWSKQPFVPEIENGKMYGRGTIDDKGPLVAALYAMKAVKESGLPIKNHVRHIIGCDEETGHRCIKYYLTKEKGPDLGFSPDGMFSVIHAEKGILRFQIETERELPNPKELCVTRITGGTVVNAVPNIAEVWIGGPREQLEEIHKKFQEKIPGGTAKIGEGNLYLAFPGVSAHAMQPWLGENAILSMLRFLKDLPFADYKTRGYFKNLDALFGDGWEGRNLGIACEDQLSGKLSMNLGILNVEEKHSELKVDIRCPVHVDLDTVWKTICLTCEKYGFRPEYWQKRPPLYVPKDAQLVQILLDVYEDVTGTREEAITIGGGTYCRDVENFVSFGPVFPGEPELAHQADEFIDLNELMQCARLYAQALYQLLQVD